TTTAAAGAAACCATTGTCGGCGGCGTAGTTCCGAGACAGTATATTCCTGGGGTAGAAATAGGTGTGCGGGAATTTTTGGCACATGGGCCTTTAGGCTTCCCAGTTGTGGATGTGGCTGTGACTCTCACCAACGGTTCTTATCACAACGTTGATAGTTCCGAACAAGCCTTTAAACAAGCAGCGCGTTTGGCAATGCAAACAGGGATACCCCAAGCGCAACCCACCTTACTAGAACCAATTTTGCGGGTACAAGTCACCACACCCAGCGAATTTACCGCAAAAGTGCTGCAACTGCTGAGTGGGAGACGGGGACAAATTCTCGGTTACGAAGGCAGACAAGATTGGCAAGGATGGGATAATATTTCTGCCTATTTGCCCCAAGCAGAGATGCAAAACTTTATTGTAGAGTTGCGATCGCTCACTTTAGGCGTTGGTTCCTTCCACTGGGATTATGACCATCTCCAAGAAGTACCAGAAAAACTTGCCGAACAAGTACTTGCTAGTAACGGTAATGGTAATGGGAAATAATTTGTAACTAGCCCTGAAGAATTACGAATTTAAAGATGCCTCGTTATCTTTTACTTAGTCAGTAGAAATTAATAAAAATCCCCTGGTTGATTAACCAAGGGATTTTTAATTTTCAAACTGCGAAATTGTGGCAATTAGCGAGCATTTGCCAAGAGTAATTCACGCGTATCGGATTTGCGGATTTTAACTTGGCCATCATCATCTACATCGGCAATAGCTGCGTCACCATTGCTGATTTCGCCAGATAGTAGTGCTTCCGCTAAAGAATCTTCTAACAGGCGCATAATTGCCCTGCGTAAAGGTCTAGCACCATAGCTAGGGTTATAACCTTCGTTGACGACAAGTTCTTTAAACGCTTCCGTAACTTCCAAGGCGATACCTTTTTCGGTCAAGCGGTTAGCAACATCGCGGAGCATAATCTCAGCAATTTCCTTGACTTCATCCTTAGACAATTGAGTGAAGACAATAATCTCATCCAATCGGTTGAGGAATTCTGGACGGAAGTAAGTTTTCAGTTCCTCATTCACTAAGTTGCGAATGCGATGATAACTAGCCTCGGCTTGATTATCAAATTCAAAACCTAAACCACCGCCACCTTTTTCAATCACTTTAGAACCGATATTAGAAGTGAGGATGATCAAAGTATTTTTGAAGTCTACCCGCCGACCTTTCGCATCGGTAAGTTGACCGTCATCCAAGATTTGCAACAACATGTTGAAAACATCAGGGTGTGCTTTTTCGATTTCGTCGAACAGCAACACTGTGTAGGGTTTGCGTCGCACAGCCTCAGTCAGTTGTCCGCCTTCATCGTAGCCGACGTAACCAGGAGGAGAACCAATCAGCTTAGATACGGTATGGCTTTCCATAAATTCCGACATATCCAAGCGAATCATTGCTTCTTCTGCGCCGAAGAAGTAGGATGCTAAGGCTTTAGCCAATTCTGTTTTACCAACTCCTGTGGGGCCGGAGAAGATAAAGCTGGCAATAGGACGGTTGGGATTCTTTAAGCCAACTCTGGCACGGCGGATAGCGCGAGAGACAGAGGTAACGGCTTGTTCTTGCCCAATTAGCCGTTGATGCAGGGTGTCTTCCAGGTGTAACAACAACTCAGACTCAGATTCTGTAAGTTTGTTGACTGGGACACCAGTCCAAGAGGCGACAATTTGAGCAATGTCTTCTTCGCCAACAGTGGGAATAGAAATAGTCTGCTCTGTATGTAACTGAGCTTCAATTTCTAATTCTTGATCGCGGAGTTCACCTGCTTTGTCAAAGTCTTGGAGTCTAACAGCTTCATGTTTAGCTTTAGTTACACTTACCAGTTGACGCTTGAGTTCCTTGTTAGCGGAGATTTGCGAGTTTCGCAACCGGACACGAGAACCAGCTTCGTCAATTAAGTCTATGGCTTTATCTGGCAAGAAGCGATCGCTAATATAACGATCTGACAACTGGGCTGCTGCTAAAACAGCCGCATCAGTAATTTCTACTTTGTGATGTTGTTCGTAAGCGCCACGCAAGCCGTAAAGAATTTGGATGGTTTCTTCAACGGAAGGTTCACCTACCAATATGGGTTGGAAACGCCGTTCTAAAGCCGCATCACGTTCGATATGCTTGCGGTATTCATCTAGGGTTGTGGCTCCTAGACATTGAAGTTCACCCCGTGCTAAAGCTGGTTTGAGGATGTTGGCTGCATCTAAACCGCCTTCTGTACCACCAGCACCTACAAGGGTATGAATTTCATCAATTACCAGGACGATGTTACCGACAGAACGGATTTCGTCCATGATTTTTTTCAGGCGTTCTTCAAAGTCTCCACGGAAGCGGGTTCCTGCTACTACTAAGCCCATATCTAGGCTGATAACTTGTTTGTTCAACAAGAGTTCAGGAACATCTTGGTTAACAATCCGTTGTGCTAAACCTTCGGCGATCGCAGTTTTACCAACTCCTGGTTCACCAATCAACACAGGATTATTTTTCGTGCGGCGACCGAGAATTTGAATAGCACGCTCAATTTCTTTTTCTCGACCAACTACAGGGTCTAGCTTGCCTTCTTGTGCTAGTTTGCTGAGATTTCTGCCAAACTCTTCTAGGGTTAGTGCTTGTTGGTTACGCCGTGGACTATTACCACCCGCAGTCACATTGCCATCTTCACCTAAACGACGCAGGACAGCAGTCCGAACTAGTCTGAGGTCAACCCCCAGATTTTGCAATACTTTAGCCGCAACACCTTCCCCAGCTTCGGTTAGACCTAAAAGCAAGTGTTCAGTGTTGATGTAGTTATGTCCTAGACCATGAGCTTCTTTAAACGATTGCTCAAAGAGGTTTTTTACTTTAGGAGTAAAAGGAATTTCTGGCGGTACAAACCCAGAACCTCTACCAATAATTTTTTCTACTTCGCGTCGTGCTTCTTTGAGGGTAACGCCCAACTCACTCAGCACTTTGGCAGCAACTCCCGTTCCTTCTCCAATTAAACCCAGGAGAATTTGTTCCGTTCCTACGAAGTTGTGTCCCAGGCGACGTGCTTCCTCCTGAGCTAACATAATGACCTTAATGGCTTCGGAAGTGAAGTGTTCAAACATAGCGGGTTCTTGCTCCCTTGCTGCTTGGACTTGGGTGATTTGAGGTTCACCCTCGTTAAAACTTTTTGTATTTTCTTAAAGACAATGTATCTTTATTTATTATTGACTGGCAGTGGTGAGAGCCGTAAGAGGTAAGGTGTGTTTGCCCTCATCTTTAATTATCCTGCGATGGAAGGAATCTCAACTCTAGACTCAGAATGAATTAAGGATCGGACTAAAGGTATAAAATATGGCAGAACAGCACGGCAGTAAAGATCAACAACATCCACTTTACAACCGCGATCGCCCCTTTATTGATATTCTACTCGCTCAAGAAGCAACAGACTATAATTTGGCAGAATTAGCGCGGTTACGCATCCGTTATCAAGGCTTTCCAGGAGCGAGAGACATCCAAAAAGACCTAGATAAAGTCTTGCAGCAGTGGGGTTTGACCGAATCTGAACTTTTTGCTAAAACTCGCCAAATCCATAACTTAGGGGGGATTTACAAAAGTCGCGGCAAAAAAGAAGAGCAAGATTGGAACTAGTCAATGGTCAATAATTGTTGAGTCAGATATTTTTTCTCTAGGTTGCGGCTGACAGGTGGAGCGATCGCCCCAATCCCAAGATGCTCAACTTCATGGTGAATTTTCTCTCGTGCTGATCAGGATTACAAAGTAAAATTTAATCTGCATGAGGGGATTGATAGCACAATTCTTCTTCTTAAACATAGCCTGAAAGCTAATGAACAGCGTCCGGCAATTGAAGTAATCACCAATTACGGTAGTTTACCGAAAATGGATTGTTTTCTTGGACAATTAAATTAAGTATTTATGAATATTATTGCCAATGCTATAGATGCTTTAGAAGAAAATAATATTGGCAAGAGCTTCGCAGAAATTCCAGCTAATTCTAACCGCATTATCATTACAACATCAATCGTAGATAAATACGTAAAAATCTCAATTGCTGATAATGGTCAAGGAATGACTGAAAAAGTCAAACAAAAGATTTTTGACCATTTGTTTACTACTAAAGGGGTGGTAAGGAAACAGGTTTAGGGTTAGCGATTGCCTGACAAATTGTCGTAGAAAAATATGGAGGAGTGGTTGAAGTAGATTCTACTATAGACAAAGGTACTGAGTTCATCATTCAACTACTTTTATCTGAATCGACTTCAGTCAATAGGTAATTTTGATTTTATTGCATAATTTAATACTTTTGTGAGACATGTATATCCCCTAAATTCTCATAAAAAAGAGGCTAGGGGGCATCAGATGAAATATTTAATACTTCTCAGATATCTTCTCAGGAGGAATGTAATATATGACATCCTGATAGCATAAAACTACTAATACTTAAATTTTTCCCAAAAATAACTTATAAACAACTGTTTAGTTCAATAAGTGATTACAAGTTATCTATATAGTATTAATTACATAGTTATTAAGTAAATCTATAGAGAACATTTGAACCTATAATCGCTAAAACATAACACTTAGATGCTAATACGAAAGATATGTCTAATAATTGTTAATCATTCACTGAGTTTTATCTCGAAAATTTGCCTATTATTCTCTAAATATCTCTTAAATTTAAGCAATTTACTGTTGATTAATATGATGGTCTCGTAACAACAATTAACATCCTCATCGAACATAAACTTACATGGAATATGCTTAATAAGGTTGACAACTTCCCATTCTTTAAAGAATCATCTTAGAGAAACCAGATAGTCTTTTAGAGGAAACCATGCACACAGTTATTCTCGTTCTGATCGAGGTGCTGATTGTTATTGGACTGTCCCGGCTCATAGGTCTGGCATTCAAAACAATTAAGCAACCTTTGGTAATTGGTGAGATTGTTGCCGGGATTATGCTTGGCCCATCTTTATTTGGATTGCTTGCTCCCCATGTAGCAGCTAGTTTATTCCCACCCGAAACGATCCCGTTTCTTAATGTGTTGTCTCAGGTGGGATTAATATTTTTCATGTTTTTAATTGGGTTAGAACTTAATCCCAAATACCTGAGTGGTCAGTTAGAAGTAGCAGTTCTAACTTCCCATGTCAGCATTTTAGTACCTTTTTCTTTGGGAACTTTGCTGGCAGTGCTGCTATATCCTTTAGTTTCTAATGCAAGCGTTTCATTTACTGCCTTTGCCTTATTTTTAGGTGCAGCAATGTCAATTACGGCGTTTCCCGTATTGGCGCGAATTATTACAGAGAATAATTTGCAAGGGACACGTTTAGGAACTCTAGCATTAACTTGTGCAGCAGTAGATGATGTAACAGCATGGTGTGTTTTAGCAGTAGCGATCGCAGTAGCACGTACTGGTAACTTTTTTGGTGCTATACCCACAATTATTGAAAGCATAGTCTATATTGGCTTTATGCTAACGGTAGGGCGCTGGTTTCTTCAACGGTTAGCAACTTACTACCAGCGTACTGGACGCTTAAGCCAATTACTGTTAGCTGTAATTTATATGGCGGTAGTTGGTTCCGCACTCATCACCGAACTAATTGGGATTCATTTGATTTTTGGTGCATTTTTATTGGGAGCCGCAATGCCCAAGAATGCAGATTTAGTTCGGGAATTAGCAGTTAAAACCGAAGATTTTGTCTTAATATTCCTGCTACCAATATTTTTTGCCTATAGTGGCTTGCGAACGCAGATTGGCTTACTTAATCGTCCTGAGTTGTGGTTATTATGTGGGCTGGTATTGCTAGTGGCGATCGCAGGCAAGTATATTGGCACATATATTGCGGCTCGTGTCAGTGGCATTAATAAGCGAGAAGCCTCAGCCCTTGGTTGGTTAATGAATACACGCGGCTTAACCGAGCTAATTGTTCTCAACATTGGTCTAGAGTTGGGAGTAATTTCGCCGCTAGTCTTTACCATGCTGGTAATTATGGCATTGGTCACAACATTTATGACTTCGCCGCTGCTGGAGTGGACATATCCAAAACGCCTGATTAAGTTAGATGTCGTTGAACCAGACTTAGAAGTAGAAACATCTGCTGAAACCGCTACCATTGTTGAATCTGCTCCTAGTTACCGAATTTTAGTCCCGGTGGCAAATCCCAGCACCCAAAAAGGTTTGGTACAGTTGGCAGTGGCATTAGCGCTGAATTACAAACAACCTGCTGTTGTCAATCCTCTCAGCTTAATTGAATTACAAGAAGATTATGCTTTTGAGAGTACCCCAGTGGAAGCAGAACGATTAATTATTCAGCGTCGCCAGGAACTAGAACAATTAATTAGCACCTTAGAACCGCCCATAGCTCGTTCTCACATACATCCCATCATTCGCATATCAAGCAATGTAGCACGGGAAACTGCCCAAATAGCCAAAATTGAGCAACCTGATTTAATTCTGGTCGGATGGCACCGTCCAGCTTTTAGTAACAATCGTTTAGGTGGTAGAGTCGGGCAAATTCTGAGTACCTCACCAGTGGATGTTGCCGTATTTGTAGACAGGGGGTCAGAGCGCTTAGAAAACTTATTGGTTCCTTACTCGGCAAATATCCATGATGATTTAGCCTTGATTTTAGCTTTGAGACTATTGATTAACCGCGATACCTGTATGTTGCAGATTTTACAGGTACTTGGGGAAAATCCCCACCAAGATGAGTTGAGTTATGAATTGTCCAAAATGATGGAGCAACTACCAGCTAGTGTAAGCGATCGCATTGAAATTAAAACAGTCGCATCCCCAGAGCCAATTCAAGCTGTTGTTACCGCTTCCGAAACAGTTGACCTCACCATTGCAGGCACCAGCCGTGTTTGGGGAATTGAGCGTCAAACCCTCGGCAGATATACAGATGCACTAGCAATTCAATGCCGTTCCTCTCTGCTGATTACCCGTCGTTACAGTCAAGTTACCTCTCATCTGGCTTCTGTACTGCCTGAAATCACCAACCAAGAATCAAAAGTGACAAAGCCATGAATCATTTGAATGTTAAATCTTTAACCTTCTATGGAGTAGCTATAGG
This window of the Nostoc sp. HK-01 genome carries:
- a CDS encoding UvrB/UvrC protein; this encodes MFEHFTSEAIKVIMLAQEEARRLGHNFVGTEQILLGLIGEGTGVAAKVLSELGVTLKEARREVEKIIGRGSGFVPPEIPFTPKVKNLFEQSFKEAHGLGHNYINTEHLLLGLTEAGEGVAAKVLQNLGVDLRLVRTAVLRRLGEDGNVTAGGNSPRRNQQALTLEEFGRNLSKLAQEGKLDPVVGREKEIERAIQILGRRTKNNPVLIGEPGVGKTAIAEGLAQRIVNQDVPELLLNKQVISLDMGLVVAGTRFRGDFEERLKKIMDEIRSVGNIVLVIDEIHTLVGAGGTEGGLDAANILKPALARGELQCLGATTLDEYRKHIERDAALERRFQPILVGEPSVEETIQILYGLRGAYEQHHKVEITDAAVLAAAQLSDRYISDRFLPDKAIDLIDEAGSRVRLRNSQISANKELKRQLVSVTKAKHEAVRLQDFDKAGELRDQELEIEAQLHTEQTISIPTVGEEDIAQIVASWTGVPVNKLTESESELLLHLEDTLHQRLIGQEQAVTSVSRAIRRARVGLKNPNRPIASFIFSGPTGVGKTELAKALASYFFGAEEAMIRLDMSEFMESHTVSKLIGSPPGYVGYDEGGQLTEAVRRKPYTVLLFDEIEKAHPDVFNMLLQILDDGQLTDAKGRRVDFKNTLIILTSNIGSKVIEKGGGGLGFEFDNQAEASYHRIRNLVNEELKTYFRPEFLNRLDEIIVFTQLSKDEVKEIAEIMLRDVANRLTEKGIALEVTEAFKELVVNEGYNPSYGARPLRRAIMRLLEDSLAEALLSGEISNGDAAIADVDDDGQVKIRKSDTRELLLANAR
- a CDS encoding multi-sensor signal transduction histidine kinase, giving the protein MNIIANAIDALEENNIGKSFAEIPANSNRIIITTSIVDKYVKISIADNGQGMTEKVKQKIFDHLFTTKGVVRKQV
- a CDS encoding sodium/hydrogen exchanger, which codes for MHTVILVLIEVLIVIGLSRLIGLAFKTIKQPLVIGEIVAGIMLGPSLFGLLAPHVAASLFPPETIPFLNVLSQVGLIFFMFLIGLELNPKYLSGQLEVAVLTSHVSILVPFSLGTLLAVLLYPLVSNASVSFTAFALFLGAAMSITAFPVLARIITENNLQGTRLGTLALTCAAVDDVTAWCVLAVAIAVARTGNFFGAIPTIIESIVYIGFMLTVGRWFLQRLATYYQRTGRLSQLLLAVIYMAVVGSALITELIGIHLIFGAFLLGAAMPKNADLVRELAVKTEDFVLIFLLPIFFAYSGLRTQIGLLNRPELWLLCGLVLLVAIAGKYIGTYIAARVSGINKREASALGWLMNTRGLTELIVLNIGLELGVISPLVFTMLVIMALVTTFMTSPLLEWTYPKRLIKLDVVEPDLEVETSAETATIVESAPSYRILVPVANPSTQKGLVQLAVALALNYKQPAVVNPLSLIELQEDYAFESTPVEAERLIIQRRQELEQLISTLEPPIARSHIHPIIRISSNVARETAQIAKIEQPDLILVGWHRPAFSNNRLGGRVGQILSTSPVDVAVFVDRGSERLENLLVPYSANIHDDLALILALRLLINRDTCMLQILQVLGENPHQDELSYELSKMMEQLPASVSDRIEIKTVASPEPIQAVVTASETVDLTIAGTSRVWGIERQTLGRYTDALAIQCRSSLLITRRYSQVTSHLASVLPEITNQESKVTKP